Proteins from one Microbacterium proteolyticum genomic window:
- a CDS encoding FBP domain-containing protein gives MIALTESTVRSSFVNVSLRERKAIVLPADLAERDWDRLDYFGWRDPKSPLLGFIVAEIDGNAVGLQLRQAEQPTRSRPQCSWCSDVTLPNDVVFFSARRAGGAGKAGNTVGTLLCSRFECSANVRRLDPPAYLGHDAEAARDRRIESLRTHVDGFFRDLMAG, from the coding sequence ATGATCGCCCTCACCGAATCCACCGTCCGATCCAGCTTCGTCAACGTCTCGCTGCGCGAGCGCAAGGCGATCGTCCTCCCCGCGGATCTCGCGGAACGCGACTGGGACCGCCTCGACTACTTCGGCTGGCGCGACCCCAAGTCGCCGCTGCTGGGGTTCATCGTGGCCGAGATCGACGGGAACGCCGTGGGCCTGCAGCTGCGTCAGGCCGAGCAGCCCACCCGGTCCCGGCCGCAGTGCTCGTGGTGCTCGGACGTGACGTTGCCCAACGACGTCGTGTTCTTCTCGGCTCGGCGCGCCGGGGGTGCCGGCAAGGCCGGCAACACCGTCGGCACGCTTCTGTGCTCGCGTTTCGAATGCTCCGCGAACGTGCGTCGTCTCGACCCGCCCGCCTACCTCGGCCACGACGCCGAGGCGGCGCGGGATCGTCGTATCGAGTCGCTCCGCACGCACGTCGACGGATTCTTCCGCGACCTGATGGCCGGGTGA
- a CDS encoding DoxX family protein, whose product MRSFVRWGLALAMTFAGVAHLTFARRDFQAQVPDAVVERGPLDRDAVVVASGVVEIAFGVALIALPRERRRIGAALAAFYVAIFPGNVDQWRKKRSAFGLDTDRRRFARLFFQPVLVAAAWWSTR is encoded by the coding sequence ATGAGATCGTTCGTCCGATGGGGCCTGGCCCTGGCAATGACCTTCGCCGGAGTGGCGCACCTCACCTTCGCCCGCCGCGACTTCCAGGCGCAGGTGCCCGACGCGGTCGTGGAACGTGGGCCGCTCGATCGTGATGCCGTGGTCGTGGCATCCGGGGTCGTCGAGATCGCGTTCGGGGTGGCTCTGATCGCGCTGCCCCGGGAGCGGCGGCGCATCGGCGCGGCGCTCGCGGCGTTCTACGTCGCGATCTTCCCCGGCAACGTCGACCAGTGGCGCAAGAAGCGCTCGGCGTTCGGACTCGACACCGACCGCCGCCGTTTCGCGCGCTTGTTCTTCCAGCCCGTGCTCGTGGCCGCGGCGTGGTGGTCGACCCGCTGA
- a CDS encoding helix-turn-helix domain-containing protein: MTEEHEEDRLNAVLHTLGERVRAMRLARGMSVAALSFEAALSEQRIRSIEAGRTAVPLAVLVALADVFEVGVSDLFGDGVSRTPVSDAIDAPSSSPHVVPSPVIWGGELPPAPWMTSGTEEPAPAPPPPAERFPAAGFSPHIAPGTAALPPAPWQTSPPPAAHHVGPPPTPAEYGAPVPPPHVPSVAPRVHQRAAERGMQGASAYVFVAPGAGAATAPRTFADLRVGPLAGRTFRSLQEFAVASVIEGHHAITDVARVFRVPPWRLEQWVRETGHAV; encoded by the coding sequence ATGACCGAGGAGCACGAGGAGGATCGCCTGAACGCCGTCCTGCACACGCTCGGTGAGCGGGTGCGGGCCATGCGCCTGGCGCGCGGCATGTCCGTCGCGGCGTTGTCGTTCGAGGCCGCGCTGTCGGAGCAGCGCATCAGATCGATCGAGGCGGGCCGCACCGCGGTGCCGCTGGCGGTGCTCGTGGCGCTCGCCGACGTCTTCGAAGTCGGTGTGTCGGATCTGTTCGGCGACGGTGTCTCCCGCACCCCGGTGTCGGACGCGATCGACGCACCCAGTTCGAGCCCGCACGTGGTGCCGAGCCCCGTGATCTGGGGTGGGGAGCTTCCGCCCGCGCCGTGGATGACGTCCGGAACGGAGGAGCCGGCGCCGGCACCTCCGCCCCCGGCCGAACGATTCCCCGCGGCGGGGTTCTCGCCGCACATCGCCCCCGGGACTGCGGCGCTGCCGCCGGCTCCGTGGCAGACCTCCCCGCCCCCCGCGGCGCACCATGTCGGCCCGCCACCGACGCCCGCGGAGTACGGAGCACCCGTCCCGCCTCCGCACGTGCCGTCGGTCGCCCCGCGCGTGCACCAGCGCGCCGCCGAGAGGGGGATGCAGGGCGCGTCGGCATACGTGTTCGTCGCGCCCGGTGCGGGAGCCGCCACCGCGCCCCGCACCTTCGCCGACCTGCGCGTGGGTCCGCTGGCCGGGCGGACCTTCCGCTCGTTGCAGGAGTTCGCCGTGGCATCCGTGATCGAGGGCCATCACGCGATCACCGACGTCGCCCGCGTGTTCCGCGTGCCCCCGTGGCGTCTCGAGCAGTGGGTGCGCGAGACCGGCCACGCGGTCTGA
- a CDS encoding ATP-dependent DNA ligase — translation MGKLVYDALGHSFDIEDRTLAHLRLVFMNKLRRGEPFMFHFPLGDGSGTRTLWIHPSIPLVFHFYGSRPPHVNRRWVDELMHEASSANGLTVVAEPDPDAAEPVRV, via the coding sequence GTGGGCAAACTGGTTTACGACGCGCTCGGTCACTCTTTCGACATCGAGGACCGCACGCTGGCTCACCTGCGCCTCGTGTTCATGAACAAGCTCCGCCGCGGCGAGCCGTTCATGTTCCACTTCCCGCTCGGAGACGGAAGCGGCACGCGCACCCTCTGGATCCACCCGTCGATCCCGCTGGTCTTCCACTTCTACGGCAGTCGTCCGCCGCACGTGAACCGCCGCTGGGTCGACGAACTCATGCACGAGGCGAGTTCGGCGAACGGGCTCACGGTCGTGGCGGAACCCGACCCGGATGCCGCGGAGCCCGTGCGCGTCTGA
- a CDS encoding MarR family winged helix-turn-helix transcriptional regulator — protein MTIVTEDDPSTVAARAVERLRLAEARLARRRQTDCGPSENARAAMRLILERADEGATVTPTEIAQALAVSTASVTGMLDRLAAGGLIGFVANPADRRSKFVVPFDRDTDADSIDPVTARIREFALDLPPGAADQLADFLDRVREVVDAECR, from the coding sequence ATGACGATCGTGACTGAAGACGACCCTTCGACAGTCGCCGCCCGCGCCGTCGAGAGACTGCGACTCGCCGAGGCGCGCCTGGCCCGACGGCGGCAGACGGACTGCGGACCCAGCGAGAACGCCCGTGCGGCGATGCGCCTGATCCTCGAGCGGGCCGACGAAGGCGCCACCGTGACCCCCACCGAGATCGCCCAGGCCCTCGCGGTCTCGACGGCATCGGTCACGGGCATGCTCGATCGGCTGGCCGCCGGCGGGCTCATCGGCTTCGTGGCGAACCCCGCGGACCGGCGCAGCAAGTTCGTCGTCCCCTTCGACCGCGATACGGATGCCGACTCGATCGACCCCGTCACGGCCCGGATCCGCGAATTCGCGCTGGACCTCCCGCCCGGAGCGGCCGACCAACTGGCGGACTTCCTCGATCGCGTCCGCGAGGTCGTCGACGCCGAGTGCCGCTGA
- a CDS encoding right-handed parallel beta-helix repeat-containing protein, which translates to MNRSRTALIAVAVCAVMLSGCAPAVPVAPSAPCVPGAVAVGEGADALQAALDAAAPGAVLQLAPSVYHGRFRATAVATADAPIVLCGTTGTVLDGGDVAGGYALQLEGAAYWDVRDLAVRGGQKGVVLDATTHSSLSGLTISDVGQEGLHLRSGSADNSVRSVTIERTGLTDPEFGEGVYVGSAESNWCRYTACDPDRSDRNSFSGLIVRDTTAEALDVKEGTTGGIVRDSSLSTSAGAVVDSAVDLKGSDWRIEGNTIEGRADAVSIHVILAPWGSGNVVAANVLRPGAGGVGVAVVGAAREAGNTVACGNTVGTGVSLSDVACT; encoded by the coding sequence ATGAACCGCAGCCGGACCGCCCTGATCGCCGTCGCCGTGTGCGCCGTGATGCTCTCGGGGTGTGCTCCCGCGGTGCCGGTCGCGCCCTCGGCGCCGTGCGTCCCGGGAGCCGTCGCGGTGGGCGAGGGAGCGGACGCCCTGCAGGCCGCCCTGGACGCGGCCGCACCGGGAGCCGTGCTGCAACTGGCGCCGTCGGTCTACCACGGACGGTTCCGCGCCACGGCGGTCGCGACGGCCGACGCCCCGATCGTGCTGTGCGGCACGACGGGCACGGTCCTCGACGGTGGCGACGTCGCCGGCGGGTACGCGTTGCAGTTGGAGGGCGCCGCGTACTGGGACGTCCGCGACCTCGCGGTGCGGGGCGGGCAGAAGGGCGTCGTGCTCGACGCGACGACCCACTCGTCGCTCAGCGGTCTGACGATCTCGGATGTGGGCCAGGAGGGATTGCACCTGCGCAGCGGGAGTGCCGACAACAGCGTGCGTTCGGTCACGATCGAGCGCACCGGCCTGACGGATCCGGAGTTCGGCGAGGGCGTCTACGTCGGTTCCGCGGAGTCGAACTGGTGCCGCTACACCGCGTGCGATCCCGACCGCAGCGATCGCAATTCGTTCTCGGGTCTCATCGTGCGCGACACCACCGCGGAGGCGCTCGACGTCAAGGAGGGCACGACCGGCGGGATCGTGCGCGACTCGTCGCTCTCCACGAGCGCCGGGGCCGTGGTCGACAGCGCGGTCGACCTCAAGGGCTCGGACTGGCGGATCGAGGGCAACACGATCGAGGGTCGAGCGGATGCCGTGAGCATCCACGTCATCCTGGCTCCGTGGGGGTCGGGCAACGTCGTCGCGGCGAACGTCCTGCGTCCGGGTGCCGGGGGTGTGGGGGTCGCCGTCGTGGGGGCCGCGCGGGAAGCGGGCAACACGGTCGCCTGCGGGAACACGGTCGGAACGGGCGTGTCCTTGAGCGACGTCGCATGCACGTAA
- a CDS encoding PPOX class F420-dependent oxidoreductase has protein sequence MLNDDALAFLAEYHLATLSTVGRSGRVHSVPVGFTYDAGVVRVIGSRGTQKFVNAERSGRASVCSVDGSRWISFEGPARVSDDPEAVARAVDLYAARYRQPRVNPERVVLELTVERVLGSAPFRA, from the coding sequence GTGCTGAACGACGACGCCCTGGCCTTTCTCGCCGAGTACCACCTCGCGACGCTCTCGACCGTGGGTCGCTCGGGTCGGGTGCACTCCGTGCCGGTGGGCTTCACCTACGACGCGGGCGTCGTGCGGGTCATCGGCTCGCGCGGGACGCAGAAGTTCGTGAACGCGGAGCGTTCGGGGAGGGCGTCGGTCTGCTCGGTCGACGGGAGCCGGTGGATCAGCTTCGAGGGTCCCGCCCGCGTGAGCGACGATCCCGAGGCCGTCGCCCGTGCCGTGGACCTGTACGCGGCGCGCTATCGTCAGCCCCGTGTGAACCCCGAGCGGGTGGTGCTCGAGCTGACCGTGGAGCGGGTGCTCGGATCCGCCCCGTTCCGCGCCTGA
- a CDS encoding endo alpha-1,4 polygalactosaminidase, with protein MPRAVLFVAVAGLALLLAACGSGDAVRTTDSPASFPTDVRVDYQLGAPYPPADGVTVVVRDRTAAPADGLYSVCYVNAFQTQPGEGAGWPDGTLLERDGEPVFDPDWPDERLVDTSTEGTRARVVEHVAPWIRGCAASGFQAVEFDNLDTFTRTDGALSFEDNAAVAAALVAVAHDAGLAAGQKNAAEFADRLRDAAGFDFAVAEECAAYDECAAYTDVYGAHVIDIEYTDQLPRPFTQMCADEATPAATVLRDRRLSTPDAAEYAFETCPAR; from the coding sequence ATGCCGCGTGCCGTGCTCTTCGTCGCCGTCGCGGGGCTCGCGCTCCTCCTCGCCGCCTGCGGCTCGGGCGATGCCGTGCGCACGACCGACTCGCCGGCCTCCTTTCCGACCGACGTGCGGGTCGACTACCAGCTCGGGGCGCCCTATCCCCCGGCCGACGGCGTCACGGTCGTCGTCCGGGACCGCACCGCCGCCCCGGCGGACGGCCTGTACTCGGTCTGCTACGTCAACGCGTTCCAGACCCAACCCGGCGAAGGTGCCGGGTGGCCGGACGGGACGCTCCTCGAGCGCGATGGGGAGCCGGTGTTCGATCCCGACTGGCCGGACGAACGCCTCGTCGACACCTCGACCGAGGGCACGCGCGCGCGTGTGGTCGAGCACGTCGCCCCCTGGATCCGCGGGTGCGCGGCATCCGGGTTCCAGGCGGTGGAGTTCGACAACCTCGATACGTTCACGCGCACCGACGGTGCACTCTCCTTCGAGGACAACGCCGCCGTCGCCGCCGCGCTGGTCGCCGTGGCGCATGACGCCGGTCTCGCCGCCGGCCAGAAGAACGCCGCCGAATTCGCCGACCGGCTCCGGGATGCCGCGGGCTTCGACTTCGCCGTGGCCGAGGAGTGCGCGGCGTACGACGAGTGCGCCGCATACACGGACGTCTACGGCGCCCACGTGATCGACATCGAGTACACCGATCAGCTGCCCCGACCGTTCACGCAGATGTGCGCCGACGAGGCGACGCCCGCGGCGACCGTGCTGCGCGATCGGCGACTGTCGACCCCCGACGCGGCGGAGTACGCCTTCGAGACCTGCCCCGCGCGCTGA
- a CDS encoding glycosyltransferase, producing MGHGSFGEQLMWLLPFGYLGIVSWGFWIVRKLLAATSRPVRNDYRTTTTVVVPSFHEDPDVLLRCLQTWVRQGPSRIIIVLDVADVEAQQRIEALEIPTVDVVMFRHRGKRSALGVGIRMVDTELIVFVDSDTAWEDGMLDAVQMPFIDPAVGAVSTRQNVYLPKSSVWRRVADWIIDLRCTDYAPAMGRFGGVICASGRTAAYRTSVIHPRVEDLEHEMFFGRECVAGDDGRMTWLVLSQGFRVAHQDSARALSMFPGTFRAFVKQRVRWSRNSYRCYLTAIRHGWVFKVPLISQITMMQILLTPFTMFVALAYIVLAVRADNPTLGIILAIVWMFVGRGIRGMSHLWRRPEDIVLLPLVTVVIIFVSLPIKVYALFTMNKQGWLTRSADSQGGEGQSEASLGGEGQSAQSVGLMSSPDGEGPRG from the coding sequence GTGGGCCACGGGTCATTCGGTGAGCAGCTGATGTGGCTGCTGCCGTTCGGGTACCTGGGCATCGTGTCGTGGGGCTTCTGGATCGTCCGAAAGCTCCTCGCGGCGACATCGCGCCCGGTGCGCAACGACTACCGCACCACGACCACGGTCGTGGTGCCGTCCTTCCACGAGGATCCCGACGTGCTGCTGCGGTGTCTGCAGACATGGGTGCGGCAGGGGCCGTCGCGGATCATCATCGTCCTCGACGTCGCCGACGTGGAGGCCCAGCAGCGCATCGAGGCGCTGGAGATCCCGACGGTGGACGTCGTGATGTTCCGGCACCGGGGGAAGCGCTCGGCGCTGGGTGTCGGCATCCGCATGGTCGACACCGAACTGATCGTGTTCGTCGACTCCGACACCGCGTGGGAGGACGGCATGCTCGACGCCGTCCAGATGCCCTTCATCGACCCCGCCGTCGGTGCGGTCAGCACTCGGCAGAACGTCTACCTGCCGAAGTCGAGCGTGTGGCGTCGCGTCGCGGACTGGATCATCGACCTGCGCTGCACCGACTACGCCCCGGCGATGGGCCGCTTCGGCGGGGTGATCTGCGCGTCCGGCCGCACCGCCGCCTACCGGACGTCCGTGATCCATCCGCGCGTGGAGGACCTCGAGCACGAGATGTTCTTCGGCAGGGAGTGCGTTGCGGGAGACGACGGTCGGATGACGTGGCTCGTGCTGTCGCAGGGGTTTCGTGTCGCCCACCAGGACAGCGCGCGGGCGCTGTCGATGTTCCCCGGCACTTTCCGGGCGTTCGTGAAGCAGCGGGTGCGCTGGAGCCGTAACTCCTACCGGTGCTACCTCACCGCCATTCGCCACGGGTGGGTGTTCAAGGTGCCGCTCATCTCGCAGATCACGATGATGCAGATCCTGCTGACGCCGTTCACCATGTTCGTCGCGCTGGCGTACATCGTGCTCGCGGTGCGGGCCGACAATCCGACGCTCGGCATCATCCTCGCGATCGTCTGGATGTTCGTCGGTCGTGGCATCCGCGGAATGTCGCATCTGTGGCGTCGTCCCGAGGACATCGTGCTGCTGCCCCTGGTGACGGTCGTCATCATCTTCGTCTCGCTGCCGATCAAGGTGTACGCGCTGTTCACGATGAACAAGCAGGGGTGGCTGACGCGGTCCGCGGACAGCCAGGGCGGCGAAGGACAGTCCGAGGCGAGCCTGGGCGGCGAGGGGCAGTCGGCGCAGAGCGTCGGGTTGATGTCCTCGCCCGACGGGGAGGGCCCCCGTGGATGA
- a CDS encoding 2'-5' RNA ligase family protein — translation MTDVVSLEFVFDADADAAIRREWAILASAGLPSQARHTGPTNRPHMTLLVRPSLPDLTADGLTDRLPLPVTLGAPVLFGIGRTRVIARSVVPSAALLGLHAAVHALAGAGQDAPHTLPGEWTPHVTLARRVPLDRVGEALAVLGGEGGEPIGARAIGIRRWDAATRTVAHLAGRGTLESC, via the coding sequence ATGACCGACGTCGTCAGCCTCGAGTTCGTCTTCGACGCGGATGCCGACGCCGCCATCCGTCGCGAGTGGGCGATCCTCGCCTCGGCGGGGCTGCCCAGTCAGGCCCGGCACACCGGTCCGACCAACCGCCCGCACATGACGCTGCTCGTGCGCCCGTCTCTTCCCGACCTCACCGCGGACGGACTGACCGATCGGCTCCCTCTTCCCGTCACGCTCGGCGCCCCCGTGCTCTTCGGCATCGGTCGGACCCGCGTGATCGCACGCTCGGTGGTTCCGAGCGCCGCCTTGCTCGGCCTTCATGCGGCCGTGCACGCTCTGGCCGGTGCCGGCCAGGACGCGCCGCACACGTTGCCGGGGGAGTGGACGCCGCACGTGACGCTCGCGCGCCGCGTGCCCCTCGACCGGGTCGGCGAGGCGCTCGCCGTGCTGGGCGGCGAGGGCGGCGAGCCGATCGGTGCGCGCGCGATCGGCATCCGACGCTGGGATGCCGCCACCCGAACGGTCGCACACCTCGCCGGACGTGGCACGCTGGAATCGTGCTGA
- a CDS encoding right-handed parallel beta-helix repeat-containing protein, protein MDDDGALTALERGDTHPAIRGVARVIMVVAVVVLVAAVVLVGNFVHTGTFLPWFRAEAPTGPVVAVSPSPDTTDAPAAPKSPAELVAAEDERLTAVAGLAPGDPALVDQWNTVVLAPQNGQATLYHLADLVALGAVRADDERTFTLLRHVVIRRGVELDLLGGGTLRMSSSPSGTTSLVTWGGFLGIVGAEDDPFVITSWDETAAAPDLDETDGRAYIRARDGVLATKDAEIRDLGYWSGRTGGLAVTGTGDDRASAGIVSTKITGLHYGVFFSDTTQAGMQDTTIEDSTLTGVEVTNGASDTTIERTTITGSGGDGVSVSRQSTGTKITESTVDGSAGWGIRIDGSALATGPTSGGYGLSPADGFTLTGSHVRDSGEGGVRVISTDATEIRGTEVSETRTAVLVEGPSAGLTVADADLSSSDLRGLDVSGRITDATVSDSRLAGRRIALELTGAAVIVRDNDLRVASGFAVELSEDARADITGNTFHGVGQDVVASWSGSRTMQQGNVQTDWTFQWAWVGWMNEHPMMWMWALVLLVPAIGLPVLWRRRREHQKLRRLLHEALLRHGEEQVAAYRADEPTSGGVAPDQVRREPVPTPPPAAPRPGTGWRGPAPAPAAPAAWAESRPTAPSATLGPRPAHHRPRSFADLRTGPLEGRTFASLQQFAVAAVLEGGYSVPTIARLFRIAQWRLQQWVEEAARNPTVGGSRR, encoded by the coding sequence GTGGATGACGACGGCGCGCTGACCGCGCTGGAACGCGGCGACACGCATCCGGCCATCCGCGGGGTGGCTCGGGTGATCATGGTCGTCGCGGTGGTCGTTCTCGTGGCCGCGGTCGTACTCGTGGGCAATTTCGTCCACACCGGGACGTTCCTGCCGTGGTTTCGTGCCGAGGCGCCGACGGGGCCGGTCGTGGCGGTGTCCCCCTCGCCCGACACCACCGACGCCCCGGCCGCTCCGAAGAGCCCCGCCGAGCTCGTCGCCGCCGAGGACGAGCGACTGACGGCCGTGGCGGGGTTGGCGCCCGGGGACCCGGCGCTCGTCGACCAGTGGAACACCGTCGTGCTCGCCCCTCAGAACGGGCAGGCCACCCTCTATCACCTCGCCGATCTGGTGGCGCTGGGGGCCGTGCGCGCCGACGACGAGCGGACCTTCACCCTCCTGCGCCACGTCGTCATCCGCCGCGGAGTGGAACTCGACCTCCTCGGGGGCGGCACCCTGAGGATGTCGAGTTCACCGTCGGGGACCACGAGCCTCGTCACGTGGGGCGGCTTCCTCGGCATCGTCGGTGCCGAGGACGACCCCTTCGTCATCACCTCGTGGGACGAGACCGCCGCCGCGCCCGACCTCGACGAGACGGACGGACGGGCCTACATCCGAGCGCGAGACGGCGTGCTCGCTACCAAGGACGCCGAGATCCGCGACCTCGGCTACTGGAGCGGCCGGACCGGTGGTCTCGCCGTGACGGGAACGGGCGATGACCGCGCGTCCGCGGGAATCGTCTCGACGAAGATCACCGGGCTGCATTACGGGGTGTTCTTCTCGGACACCACGCAGGCCGGCATGCAGGACACCACAATCGAGGATTCGACGCTCACCGGCGTGGAGGTGACGAACGGCGCCTCCGACACGACGATCGAGCGGACGACGATCACGGGCTCCGGCGGCGACGGTGTCTCCGTGTCGCGCCAGTCGACGGGCACGAAGATCACCGAATCCACCGTGGACGGTTCCGCGGGCTGGGGCATCCGCATCGACGGCTCCGCGCTCGCCACCGGTCCGACCTCGGGCGGGTACGGGCTGAGCCCCGCCGACGGGTTCACGCTCACCGGTTCGCACGTGCGCGACAGCGGCGAGGGCGGAGTCCGCGTCATCTCCACCGACGCGACCGAGATCCGGGGTACCGAGGTGTCCGAGACGCGCACGGCCGTCCTCGTGGAGGGGCCGTCCGCCGGGCTCACCGTGGCCGATGCCGACCTGTCCTCGTCGGACCTCCGGGGTCTGGACGTCTCGGGGCGGATCACGGATGCCACGGTGTCCGACTCCCGGCTCGCGGGCCGCCGCATCGCGCTCGAGCTGACCGGAGCGGCCGTGATCGTCCGCGACAACGATCTGCGGGTGGCATCCGGATTCGCTGTCGAACTCTCCGAGGATGCACGCGCGGACATCACCGGGAACACCTTCCACGGCGTCGGCCAGGACGTCGTGGCGTCGTGGTCGGGATCCCGGACGATGCAGCAGGGCAACGTCCAGACCGATTGGACGTTCCAGTGGGCGTGGGTCGGGTGGATGAATGAGCATCCGATGATGTGGATGTGGGCGCTCGTCCTCCTCGTCCCGGCGATCGGCCTGCCGGTGCTCTGGCGCCGCCGTCGCGAGCATCAGAAGCTCCGGCGGCTGCTGCACGAGGCGCTGTTGCGCCACGGTGAGGAGCAGGTGGCCGCATATCGCGCCGACGAGCCGACCTCGGGAGGGGTGGCGCCGGATCAGGTGCGGCGCGAGCCCGTCCCGACCCCGCCGCCGGCGGCGCCTCGTCCCGGGACCGGATGGCGCGGGCCCGCCCCGGCACCGGCCGCCCCCGCGGCGTGGGCCGAGTCCCGCCCGACCGCGCCGTCCGCGACGCTCGGCCCGCGTCCGGCGCACCACCGACCGCGCTCGTTCGCGGACCTGCGTACCGGTCCGCTGGAGGGGCGTACCTTTGCCTCGTTGCAGCAGTTCGCCGTCGCGGCCGTCCTCGAAGGCGGCTATTCGGTGCCGACCATCGCGCGTCTGTTCCGCATCGCGCAGTGGCGACTGCAACAGTGGGTCGAGGAGGCAGCGCGTAACCCGACTGTGGGAGGAAGTCGTCGATGA
- a CDS encoding LLM class F420-dependent oxidoreductase yields the protein MTRFGYTLMTEQSGPRELVDYAVGAERAGYDFLVSSDHYSPWLTSQGHAPYAWTVLGAVAHATTDVELMTYVTCPTIRYHPAVVAQKAATLQLLSDGRFTLGLGSGENLNEHVVGEGWPAVHARQDMLVEAIEIIRALHTGDLVTYDGEYFRVDSARVWDAPDGGVPIGVAVSGEHSIERFAPLGDHLITTEPEADLIRGWDEHHDGASRKIGQIPISWDPNKDAAIARAHDQFRWFAGGWAVNSDLPTPAGFAGASQFVRPEDVADSIACGPDLDELAESVRPFIDAGFTDIAIVQVGDEHQQRFVDEVAAPLLEKLRAL from the coding sequence ATGACTCGTTTCGGATACACCCTCATGACCGAGCAGAGCGGACCCCGCGAGCTCGTGGACTACGCCGTCGGCGCCGAGCGCGCGGGGTACGACTTCCTCGTCTCCAGCGACCACTACTCCCCCTGGTTGACGTCGCAGGGTCATGCGCCCTACGCGTGGACCGTCCTGGGGGCCGTCGCGCACGCCACGACCGACGTCGAGCTGATGACCTACGTCACGTGCCCGACCATCCGGTACCACCCGGCCGTCGTGGCGCAGAAGGCAGCCACCCTGCAACTGCTGTCGGACGGGCGCTTCACCCTTGGTCTCGGATCGGGCGAGAACCTCAACGAGCACGTGGTCGGCGAGGGCTGGCCGGCCGTCCACGCGCGCCAGGACATGCTCGTCGAGGCGATCGAGATCATCCGCGCGTTGCACACCGGCGACCTCGTGACCTACGACGGGGAGTACTTCCGCGTCGACTCGGCCCGCGTGTGGGATGCCCCCGACGGAGGCGTGCCGATCGGCGTCGCCGTGTCCGGCGAGCATTCGATCGAGCGGTTCGCGCCGCTCGGCGACCACCTCATCACCACCGAGCCCGAAGCCGACCTCATCCGCGGGTGGGACGAGCACCACGACGGCGCCTCACGCAAGATCGGTCAGATCCCGATCAGCTGGGACCCGAACAAGGATGCCGCGATCGCTCGCGCCCACGACCAGTTCCGGTGGTTCGCCGGCGGTTGGGCCGTGAACTCCGACCTGCCCACTCCCGCGGGGTTCGCGGGAGCGTCGCAGTTCGTGCGCCCCGAGGACGTCGCGGACTCCATCGCCTGCGGCCCGGACCTCGACGAGCTCGCCGAGAGCGTGCGTCCCTTCATCGACGCCGGTTTCACCGACATCGCCATCGTGCAGGTCGGCGACGAGCACCAGCAGCGTTTCGTCGACGAGGTGGCCGCCCCGTTGCTGGAGAAGCTCCGCGCGCTCTGA